AGGAGATTTTTTTATGAAAGTTAATTTGATTGTCGGAGCAAAGGGATCAGGAAAAACGAATCGTTTAGTTGATGATTTGAATAATATGGCAAGCAACGATGAGAACAATGTTGTTTGTATTCTAAGAGGTGATAGATTGAATCCTTACGTCAAACATCAGATTAGAATGATTGATGTTGATGAGTATCCTGTTGACAATTATGGAGAAACTTTAGCATTTATAGCTGGTTTGAATGCAAAAGACTACGATATTTCTCACATTTATATTGATAGTATCGGTAAAATTGCTGGTAACGATCAAGAAGAATTAGCTAAGTTTTTAGCTGCTCTAGAAGGCCTAGCAGAGAAGAATCATTTTGAAGCAGAAATTATATTTAGTTGCCCTGAGGAAGATGTAATTGACTCGGTTAAAAAATATGTTTCTTAAGCTTGAGCAAAATTAATAAAACTTGAGACCCTGTTTAATTTTGGTAGGAGTAAATTACTTAAGCCAAAATTTGATAGGGTTTTTTCTTGCCTAAAAATAACTTGCTGAGGACTCGAGGATTTTAAGCTGACCTTTGTAGCAGAAAACTCTGTGTGAGTTTCAAGTGAAATGATACCCTGACTCTAAAACAATAAGAAACAAACGCTATTGACTGAATTAGCGATAAGTGCTAATATTTGACCATTGATATACGCTAATTAATAAGAGTGGAATCTGACTTTCCGCTCTTTTGTTTTTTGTAACATTAAAAAAGAGGTAAATATGGCAAGTATTAAAAAAGACATCCAAAGCAGGGTTGAGAGTGCTATTAGAGATGAGGTGGAAAATCAAGGAGTTGAGCTTTTAGAAGTTAAGTATCTAAAAGAAGAAGCTAAATGGATTTTGCGTATAATCATTGATAAGCGTGGTGGCATTAGTTTGGATGACTGCGAGAGAGTAAGTAGAGCTATTGATCCAATTATTGATGAAGAAGTAGAGATCAAACAGGCTTATTACTTAGAAGTGCAGTCTCCGGGTATAGATAGGCCGCTAAAGACAGCTGCGGATTTTGCTAGATATGTAGGTAGTGAGGTTGAAATATCTTTTTACCAAGCGCAGAATGGTCAGAAAAAGATCGAAGGAATCCTACTTGGTAGCGAGGATGATAATCTTAATATAGAGGTAGATGACAAGCCGGTAAGTTTCCTTTTAGAAGATATAGCAAAAGTTAAAAGAGTTATAAATTTTAAATAATTAATGCAAATTAAATAAGGGGTCATGGAAATGAATATTGAATTAATTACAGCAATTAGAGACCTTTGTAAAGAGAGAGGTCTAGATGAAGATGGAATATTCACTGCAATAGAAGAATCTTTGGTTGCAGCGTACAAGCGTGAGTTTAATGCTAGAACATCAGAAAATGTTACAGCATCAATTAATAGAGAAACAGGTGAGATGGCAGTTTTCTTGGAAAAAGAAATTGTTGAAGAAGTTGAAGATCCTAACTCACAAATACCTCTATCTCAAGCTAAGGCAATAGATGAAGATTTCGAAGAAGGTGACGTCTTACAGTACCAATTAGAACCACAGGATTTCGGTAGACTAGCTGCTCAAGCTGCAAAGAGTGCCATTAATCAAAGCTTAATATCTGCTGAACGCCAAATGATTCATGACGAATTTAGAGGTAGAATTGGCGAACTTGCAAGTGGTACAGTACAACGTGCAGACAAGAGAGAAGTTATTGTAGATATAGGTCGTGCAGAAGCTACCTTGACTAGTTTTGAACAAAGTAGTTTGGACACATATGAATTTAATGAGCGCATGCAATTCTTAATCAAGAAAGTTGATGAGCGCAGAGGTAGACCTGTAATTTATGTATCAAGAGCTAGTGAGAAATTGGTTGAAAAACTCTTCGAAAAAGAAGTACCAGAGATAGCGGCAGGCGTTGTAGAGATTGTCAGTTCTGCTCGTGAAGCCGGTTCTAGAACTAAAATTGCTGTACACTCACATGATGAGAATGTTGATGCCTTAGGTGCATGTGTTGGTCAAAGAGGAATTCGTGTACAAAATGTAATGGACGAATTGCGAGGCGAAAAGATAGACATAATTGAATGGGATGAGGATGAAACAGTATTTATCAAGAATGCTATGAAACCTTCATCTGTATTGAGAGTTGATCTTGTAGAAACAACAGATGAAAATGGTGAAGCTGTAAGAGAAGCTACAGTTGTAGTACCAGACAGCCAATTGTCTTTAGCTATTGGTAAAAGAGGACAAAACGCAAGACTAGCAGCCAAACTAACTGGTTGGAAGATTGACATTAAGAATGAATCTGAAGCTAGAGAATTACTTGAATCTGATTTTATGGCAGAATTCTCAGCTATTGCTGATACACTAGCGGAAGAACATGATGCAGAAACAGTAGAGGAACTTGATGAAGAGTTATTAGATGTTGCTGAGGTAGAAGATGAAACAGAGGCAAGCATTGATGACTTAGCTGATCAGATTCTTTCAGCAGGAAATGAAGATGATTCTGCTGATGAGGATGAAGCTGAGGCAGAAGCTGAGTAAGTCAGAAAAGTTTAATAATTAGGAGAAATGTGTGTATGAAAAAAAAGCATATTCCTACGAGAATGTGTATAGCTTGTAGAGAGATGCGTGAACGTCAAGAGCTATTTAAATTAGTTAAGATTGATACAGGTATAGTGGTAGATCATCTATATAAAATGGACGGACGTGGTACATATATTTGCAAGGATGAGAATTGTATTAAACTTGCTTTTGCTAAAGGTATGTTAAAAAGATCACTTAAAGCAGAAGTAGATCCGAGCTTAGAAACTGAGCTTTTGGACTTTATCAATGAAACCAAGAATGAAACAATAAAAGAGGGGAAAGTATTTCGCCTCAATAAAGATGGAAGTGTTGAACGCTTATGATGAGGATTCCAGAAGAAAAAGAACAAAATGTTTTTGGATTACTCGGGTTGGCTCGTAGAGCTAGAGCTATTACTATAGGTATGGATGCAACTCTAGCTGCTTTAACCAAAGCTACTGTAAAAACTATATTGGTAGCCAATGATATAGGCAAAAACTCGCTTAAGAGAATAAGCAAAAATGTAGACACATTAGAAACTGATAGGAATCTAGAAAAAGGTAGTATCCCTTTGATTGCTTTCTCAGATGCAGAGCAATTAGGAAGAATACTAAAAAAGGAAACTGTTTCAATTATAGGAATCATTGATGAAGGCTTTGCCCAAGGTATACTTAAATTGGCAAAGTGAGAAGATAATAGTTAATTAATTAGAAGTAGAAAAACTAAGTAAATTAAGATTACTTATGGAGGTAAGAGGAAAAGTTATGGTAGATAATCAAGATGCTAAGAAGCAAGATGTTGATGAAAATAAAAATAATGCCCAATCTATAGATAATTCTGAACAAGCAAAAAATGATAACGCTACTATTGGCCTTAAAGGTGTTTCCGGTAAGGTAATTACTGGTACTGTAAAAATTAAAAAAGCCAATAAATCTGACAAAGCTAATAAGGAAAAGTCAACTGATGCTACTGCTGCGATTGCTAAGGAAGATGTGAAAAGCGAAGATGCAACAAGTACCTCAGTTAAACCTCGTAAGTTAGGTAACATAAAAGATTTGCAAGAAGAGTCTAAAGTAGCTGATGCTGTAGAGAGTTCAACTACAAGCGAAAAAACAGCAACACCTGCAAGAAAAGTTGCTAAAAAAGCAGATGAGACTGCAGGTAAAGAA
Above is a window of Fastidiosipila sanguinis DNA encoding:
- a CDS encoding ATP-binding protein, translating into MKVNLIVGAKGSGKTNRLVDDLNNMASNDENNVVCILRGDRLNPYVKHQIRMIDVDEYPVDNYGETLAFIAGLNAKDYDISHIYIDSIGKIAGNDQEELAKFLAALEGLAEKNHFEAEIIFSCPEEDVIDSVKKYVS
- the rimP gene encoding ribosome maturation factor RimP, with amino-acid sequence MASIKKDIQSRVESAIRDEVENQGVELLEVKYLKEEAKWILRIIIDKRGGISLDDCERVSRAIDPIIDEEVEIKQAYYLEVQSPGIDRPLKTAADFARYVGSEVEISFYQAQNGQKKIEGILLGSEDDNLNIEVDDKPVSFLLEDIAKVKRVINFK
- the nusA gene encoding transcription termination factor NusA, coding for MNIELITAIRDLCKERGLDEDGIFTAIEESLVAAYKREFNARTSENVTASINRETGEMAVFLEKEIVEEVEDPNSQIPLSQAKAIDEDFEEGDVLQYQLEPQDFGRLAAQAAKSAINQSLISAERQMIHDEFRGRIGELASGTVQRADKREVIVDIGRAEATLTSFEQSSLDTYEFNERMQFLIKKVDERRGRPVIYVSRASEKLVEKLFEKEVPEIAAGVVEIVSSAREAGSRTKIAVHSHDENVDALGACVGQRGIRVQNVMDELRGEKIDIIEWDEDETVFIKNAMKPSSVLRVDLVETTDENGEAVREATVVVPDSQLSLAIGKRGQNARLAAKLTGWKIDIKNESEARELLESDFMAEFSAIADTLAEEHDAETVEELDEELLDVAEVEDETEASIDDLADQILSAGNEDDSADEDEAEAEAE
- a CDS encoding YlxR family protein; its protein translation is MKKKHIPTRMCIACREMRERQELFKLVKIDTGIVVDHLYKMDGRGTYICKDENCIKLAFAKGMLKRSLKAEVDPSLETELLDFINETKNETIKEGKVFRLNKDGSVERL
- a CDS encoding L7Ae/L30e/S12e/Gadd45 family ribosomal protein, which codes for MMRIPEEKEQNVFGLLGLARRARAITIGMDATLAALTKATVKTILVANDIGKNSLKRISKNVDTLETDRNLEKGSIPLIAFSDAEQLGRILKKETVSIIGIIDEGFAQGILKLAK